From the genome of Streptomyces sp. NBC_01116, one region includes:
- a CDS encoding type II toxin-antitoxin system Phd/YefM family antitoxin: MAYEIPVTQARAELAELINRVVYGGERVVVTRHGKPLIALVSAADLQRLEEEESAAEEQVISSVSSIGSASSAQGERRRFGIAAEHRPHDGRDG, from the coding sequence ATGGCCTACGAGATTCCGGTGACGCAAGCACGGGCGGAGCTCGCCGAACTGATCAACCGCGTTGTCTACGGCGGCGAACGCGTGGTGGTGACGCGGCACGGCAAGCCGCTCATCGCGCTGGTTTCCGCAGCTGACCTGCAACGACTCGAAGAGGAGGAGTCCGCCGCCGAGGAGCAGGTGATCAGCTCGGTCTCCTCGATCGGCTCCGCGTCCTCCGCTCAGGGCGAACGGCGCAGGTTCGGCATCGCCGCCGAGCACCGCCCCCACGACGGCCGGGACGGCTGA